Proteins from a genomic interval of Candidatus Liberimonas magnetica:
- a CDS encoding ribose-phosphate pyrophosphokinase produces the protein MDLKVFSGNANKELAKEIVKKLNINLGRALVNRFSDGEIRVKIDENVRGKDCFIIQPTCTPVNENLMELLIITDALHRASAKRITAVLPYYGYARQDRKAEPRVPITSKLVANLLVASGVTRILAMDLHAGQIQGFFDIPVDHLYAAPVILSYFNRKKIKDLVVVSPDAGGVERARAFAKRVDADLAIIDKRRPRANEAAVMNIIGEVKGRSAVILDDIVDTAGTLCKVVAAIKKEGAEKVYAACTHGVLSGSALQKINESELEELIITNSIPLGDKKADKIVVLSVAPLLAEAIRRIYNNESINELFV, from the coding sequence ATGGACCTAAAAGTTTTTTCCGGAAATGCAAATAAAGAGCTGGCAAAAGAGATAGTAAAAAAGTTGAATATTAATCTAGGCAGGGCTCTCGTAAACAGGTTTAGCGACGGCGAGATCAGGGTAAAGATCGATGAGAATGTGCGGGGGAAAGACTGTTTCATAATACAGCCTACATGTACGCCCGTAAACGAAAACTTGATGGAACTGTTGATTATAACCGATGCCCTGCATCGTGCTTCGGCAAAACGGATCACCGCGGTCCTCCCGTATTACGGGTATGCAAGGCAGGACAGAAAAGCAGAGCCGAGGGTCCCGATAACTTCAAAACTGGTAGCAAATTTGCTGGTAGCTTCAGGCGTAACCAGGATCTTGGCCATGGACCTTCATGCAGGCCAGATCCAGGGGTTCTTTGACATACCTGTCGACCACCTCTATGCAGCGCCTGTTATCCTGTCATATTTTAACAGAAAAAAAATAAAAGACCTCGTAGTCGTTTCTCCGGACGCAGGCGGGGTGGAACGCGCAAGGGCCTTTGCAAAAAGGGTTGACGCTGACCTTGCAATCATTGATAAAAGAAGGCCCAGGGCAAATGAAGCAGCTGTAATGAATATTATAGGAGAGGTAAAGGGAAGGTCAGCGGTAATTTTAGACGATATCGTTGATACAGCAGGGACTTTGTGCAAGGTAGTTGCCGCCATAAAAAAAGAAGGAGCAGAAAAAGTCTATGCCGCGTGTACTCACGGAGTGCTTTCAGGTTCAGCGCTGCAGAAGATAAATGAGTCCGAACTGGAGGAATTGATAATAACTAATTCTATCCCTCTCGGGGATAAAAAAGCGGATAAGATAGTTGTCTTATCCGTGGCCCCGCTGCTTGCTGAAGCCATAAGGCGCATCTATAATAACGAGTCGATAAACGAACTGTTTGTGTAA
- a CDS encoding 50S ribosomal protein L25, whose protein sequence is MDRVELRVEPRELKSKNTLKTLRKEGKVPGVFYGHGEKTTHVAVNAKEFDKFLHSGVGKNVLIDLNIEGNKKTVIIKELQRNLLDHTLSHVDFMAVSMKQKIEINVPLHIVGVAPGVKDAGGILEYTVRELKVKCLPTDIPAYIDIDVSNLQIGNGVSVKDLPKIEGVEVLNDPNSLLVNVVAPMKIEEVAPVAAEAGVEGAAAAAAPMEPEVISKGKKDKEEEGAEAAPAPKEKEQKK, encoded by the coding sequence ATGGACAGAGTAGAGTTGAGAGTAGAACCAAGGGAATTAAAAAGCAAGAATACTTTGAAAACATTAAGAAAAGAAGGAAAAGTGCCGGGAGTTTTTTACGGGCATGGAGAAAAAACAACCCATGTTGCAGTTAACGCTAAAGAGTTCGATAAGTTCCTTCATTCAGGAGTGGGCAAGAATGTCCTTATCGACTTAAATATCGAGGGTAATAAAAAGACTGTGATTATAAAAGAATTGCAGAGGAACCTCCTTGACCACACCCTCAGCCATGTCGATTTTATGGCGGTCTCCATGAAACAGAAGATAGAAATAAACGTGCCTTTACATATAGTAGGCGTTGCTCCGGGAGTAAAGGATGCAGGCGGAATATTAGAGTATACGGTGCGCGAATTAAAAGTTAAATGCCTGCCCACCGATATTCCAGCGTATATCGATATCGACGTTTCAAACCTGCAGATCGGCAACGGCGTGTCCGTCAAAGACCTGCCGAAGATAGAAGGCGTTGAAGTGTTGAACGACCCGAACAGCCTTTTAGTCAACGTAGTTGCTCCGATGAAGATAGAGGAAGTTGCTCCGGTTGCCGCAGAAGCTGGAGTTGAGGGTGCTGCAGCCGCAGCCGCTCCTATGGAGCCGGAAGTTATAAGTAAGGGCAAGAAAGATAAAGAAGAAGAAGGCGCAGAAGCGGCGCCTGCTCCGAAAGAAAAAGAACAAAAAAAATAG